GGCCGGGCGGGGATGGGCCAGCACGTTGACGTGCGCGACAATTGCGTCTTCGAGAATACCGTCGGGCGCAGGGTCCGGCCGCCATAATATGCCGTAGATGGCTTCCCATAAGGGGTCCACGACCAAGATCGGCTCATGTGAGCTAACTTCACACGACCCCGATTTGTCGAACCCTGTCACAGGGCCGATCCTCCCATCGCTGTTCACCTGGTCGCCTTCTATGCTGAGACATACCCCTTTGGACCACTCTGGCCTGTCTTTGATGGCCGCCGGTATGGGAAGAGTGAAGCGATGTGGTTGGGTAGCGGATTTTTGCTTACCCCACCATGGGATGGTCCATCCCACACCTTGCGGCGTTGTGAACACCGGGGTCTCCACCCAGTACCAGGTATGGTTCGTGATGCGGCCGCCGGGTATCCAACAGTTGAGCGCGGAGAAGGAATTGCCGTCTTCGGTGTAGCCAATCTCCATTTGGGGTTGATAGTGATATTTGCTGTCGATGACGCCGCGCACGATGACGCCGTCTGGGTTGACCTCAAGCGCTATATAGTGCGCCGAGGCGGAGATGTCGATCTTCTGCAGGGTATTGTTCAACCGTCTCGAAGCCTCACCCAGCTTGTCGTTCAACGCCTTCTCCGGTGGCTCGGCCGGTGCCGCCGGCTGGAGGACCTTATTGCGCTCAGCAATGACCCTGGTTCTGACCTTGCTGTTAGCCACGCCGCTGCCTACGCCAGTTATGCCGGTGATGGTGAGATCGCTGTCAGACGCTTGCAGGGTCACGTTCTGGCCATTCAGCGCCAACGTGAGCCGTTGCGTGATGACGATGTTGTTGTAGTTGGGAAAGAAGAGGGCCTTGGTTGTGGCTTTGGCGTTGATGACCAAATCGATCGAGCCGGACTTGAACTGAAGGCCCACCCCGGTCACAGAAACGTGATAGGTGGGATCCGGCCACCAATCTATCTCGACTACGACCGGATACTGCAACTGGCGCAGCTTATCGAGTGTGGGCGCGAATTGAGCGGCGATGTATTCCTTGCTCACGGCAATGGCGAAATCAGTGGTGTTAGCGTCCAGGAACGGGTTCGTCACGCTCTGCAGTGCGCCGGGCGGGGCCTGGACCCCGGACAATTGCAGCGGCAGGGCCAGAGCCTGGCCGCCGCCAACTTCTTTGAACTCGAAGAACTGGAAATCCGGCGGAAGCTCCATCACTTCCGGCTTGAACTCTTTGCGGACGGCAGCGCGAATCAGGGCCGTAAGCGTAGCCATGTCCGCCGCGTTCAGGCCGGCGAGGTCCTTGAAGACGATCTTGTTGTCCTGCGCGGGGACCTCGATGGTCATAACGCGCTTGCCATCGGGCGACATCTCCAGCCGGACTTGATAGGTGATCTGGACCTCGCCATGAATCGGCTCGGGCAGGGTGGCGGAACTAGGTTTATCGGGAATGAACCGGGCGCGGATTGCCACACTGAGGATGACTTCGGAAGTGGAGCGTGGCGCAAGGCTGATGATAGGGGTGGAAATCTGCACCTCGGCTCGCCCGCGCACCGACCCAGAAGTCGCATCCTCAGTCCAGGACGAGGCAATGTCTGCCAAGGCAGTGCGAAACCGCACGGCTGCCCCCGGCGGCGCCTTGGCGGCAAGCTCGATACCAGAGATGGATGGGCCGCCGGAGGCTTGAAAGCTCTGCACCGTGCTGCTGAGCCATTTGGCGAACTGCGCGCTTTCGAACTGCAGAGCCTTGGGAATGCCTCCTACGCGCAGGTTCGCCACGCTATGAGGAAAGCTCGGCGATAAGCCGCTCCCCTTTGCGCCGTTCTGGTGCAGCGTTGCCAGCAGGCCGTTGATCTGCCGGACGCTGACCTGCACAACCGCCTCGTAGTCTCCCGTCAAATTGTTGACCATGTCACAATACCTCGATCTTCTCGACCAAATAGAGCGTGTTGGGATCATCGATGTACCCAGGTCCTCTATCGGCTACAGCCGCCTGCTGGGTGTTCGCCCTGAGATACGCCGTCGCCCCCAACAGAGCAACGCTGATGAGATTGCCCTGGTCCATGTCAGTACTGATGTCAAAGGCGATGAGCACGTCGTTGGTTTGATCCAGATTGTAATTGAGAGGGCCTAAGGTCTTGCGGCTGCCGGCCGGCAGAAATACGGCCATATCCCCCAGGTCTTTATTGACGACTTTCGTGAGGCCGCCAAGGGTCCCGAGCGGAAGTGAGTCCCACAGGTTCCCGGCAGCAACCGGCTGCGAAATGTAGATTCTGTCAATGGTCAGGCTGCTGACACTAGAGCCGCGCACGGTGATTTTTATTTGCGAGCCTTTATTTTTCAACAGACTCTTTGGGATCTTCTGGACCAGGCAGCGGCCCTGGCGATTGGGCTGGTCAGTAGCGAGCATGGCCTTAAAAGCCAAAGGTTTGGCCGGGACTGGCGGGACCGAGGGAAGAGACTTGACTTCTGATTGTGGGATGTTTTCCTGAAATCCAGCCACGAAGGCAAGGACCTGGAATTCGTGCGCGCTGCCTTCAGGGACGGGGAGTGGAAACGGCTGAGAAGCTCCTTTGGGAACCTTCGGCTCCGTGAAGCTCCCGGCAGGAATCAACGTGTCCCGAATGATGAATTGGTTCGCCTTGTTCGAATTATTGGTCCAACTCAGATCGATCCGGTTCACCTCCTGCGGAGTTGCAGTCACATTGGAAGGGGTCGCGGGAAACGCGGTCGCTGCGGATTGGTTGGAGGGGTCGGAGACGGATGCTGCTGGCAAGGTAGCCTGTACTGTATAAAAGTAGGTGGTCCCCTCCTTCAGATCCTCTGTGTCGTCAAACGGGTTGGTGGGCAGGTCCTTGGTTTTCGGCGGAGGGGGGGGAGATCCTTCCTCCTGGCGTGTGTACTTGAACTTAGCTGTCCCCCCCGAATTATCCTGCCACGTCAACGTGATTAGGTTCGTGCTCTTCGCCGTGGCTTTGAGATTGGTCGGCGCTGGGGTGTTTATGGGGGGGGCTTCGTCAAAACTGCTGCAGCCCACAAAGCCCCACAGCAGCACAATGGGCACGATAATCGCCGGAACGAGCAAGATCAGGATGAGCCAATCCATAATGAGCCTCCATGTGTTGAACGGTGGAACGGATACAATGAGGCACGCGTACCGATTCCACCGGATCGCGGTCCTTAGTCGTTCGTCAATCCAACTGCCATCCGATTCTCCGCGCCGTCTAGCGCCGAACCATAAAATAAGGTTCCGAGGCTCCCTTTGCCGCGCGGCGCCACAAATTGCACAGTCACGCCTCTTGTCCGCCCTAACTTCTTCACTTTGCGGATGAACTCATTGCCTGTTATGGCTCACCATAGCGGACATTTTTGCCCCCCCTGTCAAGACAGGAGTATGATGGCGACGCCCCAGCTTGCCGCGAGCCGCCCAACCGTTAATTTTCAAGTTCAGCAGCATCCGCCCGCGGGCGGCAGCCGGGTGGAACGGCTTGTTAGGCGGGAAGCCCGTGTATCTAGCCATTTCTTAAACGATGGCTGACTCTCGGCAGACGGTTTGCCCGCTAACAATCCCTCTATGCTGATGTCTTCGTCAAGCTCATCCCAGTGGATGCCGTGACCTCTCCCAATCAATCGCCATTTGTTGCGTTCTTTGAGGGTAGCGTGGAGCAGTCGGGGAAACCAGGCTAGCGGGACGGCGATGGTTCGTCCATCACTCAAATCAACGCTTAAGGTATCCTCGGTGACGGTTACCCCTTCGGCATTGGGAACAGAAATCTCAACCATGGAAATACTCATGCCATGCCTCGATTAATTGCTGTTGGTGGTCGCTGAGAAGTCGCTGGATGCGTCCGATCTCGGCGCGCGAAAATCCTCGGTTGATTTGCAGTCTGATGGGATCAAGCCAGAACTTCGCCAGCTTGTCATCATGCTCGACATGAACATGCGGCGGCTCCTCACGATCTCCTGCATAAAAAAAGAAACGGTACAACCGACTCTAAGAACGGTTGGCATTCTCTGGGGTTCATAGCATTCTTTTCCGTTGAAAAGGAATAGCAGCGGTTCATCGGAATCCTTCTATAAGGGTTGAAACGCCTAACGCCCCAGCTCGCCGCGAGCCACCCAGCCGTGAACTTTCGGCTTCATTCCGAACCGCAAGCAGCGATACGGTGGCGCGCGATGTTAGCCAGCCCGTGATTCGTCGGCATGATCCAGTTCCTTGTAGAAGATAACCGCATCATGCGGAGTGGTTCCGTCCGGATCGAAGGCAAACCCTGGGATCGTCCCCGCGTGGGTCCATCCGAGTTGCCGATACAAGTGCTCCGCCGTGCCACCCCGCTTTGCATCCAGTGTCAGGAGATGAAACTCGGCGCGTTGCGCCGCGTCCTCGATGCTTAGCATCAGCCGAGTACCCAGGCCCGCACGGCGGCTGCGGCGATGCACCAGCAACTTCGCAATCTCCGCTCGATGCGGCTGGTTCGGTGCCCAGGCCGGGTGGAGTTGGACGGTCCCAACAATCCCTTCGGCATCGCGGGCTACGAGGAAGATTGCCGCAGAGGGGGATGCAGAAATGGTCCTTCGCCACCAGTCTTCAGCGCGCTCAAGTGAGAGAGGCGCGAGAAAACTCACGGCTGCTCCAGACTCGACCGCGTCTACCAGAAGCTGAGCGAGGTCTCGAAAATCGGAGTCGCTCACCGGCAGCATCAATCGCTCGATCATATGTGTTTCCTTGGTCATGGCGGGCTAACGCCTAAGCGCACCATGAGCCGCCGGGACGCGACTGTTCGGGTTTGTTCCACACCGCAACAGAGCGGCGATGCGGTGGCGCGCCGCGTTAGAAAGTTTACATCTGCTACTGAATCCTTTGCTTCAAAAATAGTCTACATTAGCGAAGCCACTGGAGGTCGCGCCCAATGAGGAGTTCTTTCATGTTTGCGTGGTGCGTGCTTTTCATGGCTACGGTTCGCACTTCAAATCCATGTTGCTCGGCCAAGCTACGTACTTCTGCCTCATCGTCGTAGGTCATGAGGAAGTCGCCCGCTAATTGCGAAGAGAGGTGGAACAGTTCTTCGTGGTTCACTTCTGAATAGGTGTAGAGCCGACTCCCAGCGCGTTTGCCCGCTACCGTGTAGGGCGGATCAATGAAGAAGACGGCTTGCCGGTCCGCCGCATGCTGAATGAACAAAGGGAGTCCATCACCTTGGAGGAACCGCAGTCGATCTCGTATTTGTACGATGTCAAGGATTCGCCTCCTCAGAGTTTGAGGATACCAACGCGAAGATAATCCTTTTCCATTCTCCCCTTCTTTAATTAACCCGGCCCCTGGCGCCATGATCCCACCTCGGTTGACACGATTCTTCACAATTGTCTGGAATGCTTGTTCGCGCACGCAAGAAGTGGAAGCTCCAAGTAACGCAGTAACGGAATCGGAACTGATTTTGAAGGAAGCGATGCGCTCCGCCAACCATTCGCCCCCCCCAGCATCGTTGATAATCGTTTGCCAGACCGCACCTACGGCTTCGTCACGTTCCGCCATCAGAATATGGTGAGCAAGTCGTTCGGCCGCGGCTGTCAAGCTGACGACTCCGCCTCCGGCAAAAGGTTCAACGAGTAAGGTGGGTGTTTCCGGCTTACTTGTGAACCATTGTCGAATGTAAGGAACAAGCCAAGTCTTGCCTCCCGGGTACCGAAACGGACTACGCTGGGGCACCGAGGCAACATTGACAGCATGCTCTCTTTGAGTCCAGAAGGCCAACTGCTGCATGATTTCAGTCTACTCTATCGGGTCCAGCGGCGGTTCTATATCTGGCGGCACTTCGGACTCTGGCGGGGTACCGAGCAATTCCCCTTTCTTAATCCGCCGCTCCAAAGTCTGTATGAACTTCTCCATGGGGCCAACTTTGGGAGTCGTAATCTCGCTTAGTGCTGGTTTGAATTGCGAGTAAATGGTCTCGGCGAGGACCAATTGGTACTGATTCTCAGCAGGATTGAACTCTAGGTCGTAAATCATCCACATAATCTCAGCACGGTTGCGACTAACGCGTGGAAACTTGGGCAGAGTAGAGAAAAAAGGCCGCTGAACGGCTACTGCGATCTTCTTCTCCCAGGCGTTCAGAATACCCCCTTTGAACATGAGTTGGGGCACGAGACGCTTGCGCGACGAGGACAAATAGTCAGGTGAAGGATATCCCTTGCGCGGCCACTCCATTGCCTGTCGATTCGTCGGGTCCTTCATGTAGTACCGGAAAGGACCACTCACGTTACCTGAGATGTATACGGCCTGCACTTCAAGAGCGCCAAAATCGACAATACGTCCATAGTTGTCGAGCGAGACCAAAACTACATCGATGTTGCCGGCGGACTTGCCGTACGCATCATTAAGCCGCACTTCGGTCAAAGATGTGTAGTTGGCGCCTTTGGGGAAGAAAAACGCCGCTGCATCAGCAGCAATCAGCCAATCCTGCCGGAAACGCACGGGGCAAGTGATCGTCGCGTGGTCTCCTTCAAGAACACTACAAACGCCGAGCGGATCTGTAGCGCTATTCTTGGTGCATCGAGGACCAGATGAGTTATGGAACGGACAGAACTTGTTAGCCCTGAGCCTCGTAGCGGTCCTGGAGAAATTGCTAGGCGGATAACCGAACACTTCTGCAAGCGGATTTCTAGGCATCAGGACAGTTCCTCTCCGGGTCTCTGGTATCGACTGGAAAGTATAAGGAAAAAGGATAAGGGGCAACTGCTACATTTACCCCAGACACCGTCTAACGGTCCCAGTCACCGTTTGTCGCCGGGACGCGACCGTTCGGGTTTGTTCCAAATCGCCACCGGGCGGCAATACGGTACAATGGTTGGTTAGGCTCCTGCTGGTAGTGATGACGATTCAAAATGAGCTTTAAGATTATACAGGCGCTTTGCAAGCCCAGGAAAAATTACTAGATGTTGAAAGGCATCATTGCGGTCTATTTGAACTCCCGTAGGGTGGCCGACGTCATTTCGAGCGAGTCGTAATAGCTCCAAGACCGAATTTATGTTCAGATCTAGATTCTGTTGCAGGTGCACTGGAAGATGCCCTTTATTGGCGGCAAGACGCTTCTGAAACTCAACGAACTTCTGGATGTAGGCCGTCGTTGGTTTTGCAAGAACGTCCTCTAGTGCAGAACCAGCTGCGTTATTGAGCCAAGCCGCGAAGGACGCAGCTACATCATAGAAGGCTGCTTCCGCTGCAACTCCGAGCATCATCGTTGAAGCCGTATAGCATTCATTAGAGTACGCACGAAGTGCTTCGTCGAGATAGAAACGGGGAATGGTCGTTAGTGTTGGTATGTCAGACACGACTCGGCGCAAATAGGCGGGAACATTGTCTGGATTAAGAGTCGAATCGTTCGCCGCTTCCCTACCTCTTTCCGTGAGGTGGATTTCCCAGTTGCTCGACGGCGATTGCGAATAGTTAACATAGATCATCCGTTTCGCAACTAGTGACCATACCGCTTCCATGATTTTGTATCGATTTGCATACGATGACACGTGCGGCACTTGTTTTTGAACTCGCTCGTGCAAGAGGGAAAAGCGATGATCACCTCTAGGCCCGGTAAGGGACCGAAGTAATGCCGCTTCGATGTCCTCAAGGGAAACGCTCATTGTGTAGTCCGTCTAACGCAGGGATAGACTGCTCATATGGTTCTTACCAATAGCAACAGGTCGGTACAGGTAGCAACATGTTCCTAGATTTATTTCTTCGTGGCCTTCTTAATCACCGGCTTGCCATTCTGGAAAGCTGGCTCGTCGATGCCCATGCTCCACTTCACCTCCGGGGTGATGCGGAGGTAGGTCCCCTGGCCCAAGTTCCCTTTGCGTTTCACCAACTCGGCGCTGCCGTGGATCTTGAGCGAGCGGGGCCGCCAGGGTTCGAGCGATTCCCAGTCGTCGAAAACGATCGCCACTTTCGTGTTCCCGCGCTCGACGTTACGATATTTCATCGTCGCCGGGTTATCACGGCCACCGACATAAAAATACTGCCCGTCGAACTCGAACGAGATTGGTGCCACATCGGGCTGCGATTTCTTCGAGACCGTGGCGATACGTGCTAGGCGCTGGGCTTTCAGGTACGCCATTTCCTTTTCCGAGAAAACGATCGCTCCCCCTTGCGGCGGGCCGGAGCGTGGCGGGGTCTCCGCCGCTTGCGCGGACACCGACGTGGCAAGCAAGACGCAGAAGGCCACTCCTCCCAGAATCGTCGAGATTTTCTTCATAGATTCCCCTCCCATCATTGAGATTTTCTTTCATCTACGCTTCGTATCCCGCATTAAAAGAAACGATTCTGCGGACGGGGTAAGCCGAGATTCTCCCGCAAGGTCGCGCCTTCGTACTCACGCCGGAACAGTTCACGTCGTTGCAGTTCCGGCACCACTTGATCGACAAAATCGTCGAGCCCACCGGGAAGGTACGGGAACATGATGTTGAAACCGTCGCAACCTTCCGTCTCCAGCCACTCTTCCATTTGGTAGGCAATCGTGACCGGGGTGCCGATCAGCTCCAGGGCACCGAAGCTGCCACCCACATATTGGGCAAGTTGACGCACGGTCATGTGGTCGCGCTGCGCCATGTGCACCAACTTCTGCCGCGAACTCTTACTGGCGTTGCTCTCGGGAATCTCCGGCAACGGACCGTCCAAATCCAAGCCGGATACATCGTGCCCGAGTTGCACGGAGAGCGAGGCGATGCCGCTATCGGGATGTACCAGACTATCCAGCAGCGCTTTCTTCGCTCGTGCTTCAGCCACGGTATCGCCCACCACCACGAAAGCCCCCGGCAAGACTTTCAGGTGATCGCGAGGCCGACCGAGCGCCTCCATGCGATCTTTCACATCAGCATAAAAACGTTGAGCATCGGGCAAGTTGTTGGGACTACTGAAGATGACCTCCGCCGTCTCGGCGGCAAGCTGACGCCCGGCCTCGGACGCGCCAGCTTGGACAATCACCGGCCAGCCCTGAATCGGACGGGCGACGTTCAATGGCCCCCGCACGGAAAGATGCTCGCCTTTGTGGTTCAGCACATGCATCTTGGCCGGATCGAAATAGATGCCGGTCTCGACATTGCGAATGAAAGCATCATCCGCCCAACTGTCCCACAGACCGGTCACTACATCGAAGAACTCGCGCGCACGCCGGTAACGCTCCCCGTGCTCCAAGTGTTCCTCGCGCCCAAAATTCATGGCCTCGCGCGGGTTGGCCGAAGTCACTACATTCCAGCCAGCACGGCCACCGCTGATGTGATCAAGCGAAGCAAACTTCCGCGCAACATGATAGGGATCGTTGTAAGTGGTAGACGCCGTGGCGATCAGCCCCAGATGCTCGGTCACCACGGCCAGCGCCGGAAGCAAGGTCAGCGGATCGAACGACGTCACCGTGGCGCTGCGTTGCAAGGCATTCATCGGCATATTCATGACGGCGAGGTGATCCGCCATGAAAAAGGCGTCGAAGCGTCCGCGCTCCAGCGTTTGGACGAAGCGTTGGTAATGAGCGAAATTGAAGTTCGCATCCGGGAACGCCCCGGGATAGCGCCACGCAGCGGTATGAATGCTGACCGGTCGCATGAATGCGCCGAGTCGGAGTTTTCGCGAGCGAGTCATACAACCTCCCTCCCGTTGTTCGTTGTTCAGAAGAATACAGGGCAGAGTAACAAATCGACAGGTTCTAGCCACCCCGGAAGGCATTCCGCATCTGACACGTCTTTCCAAGGCTGATAAGGTGGAAACGTCGTCGGTACGAAACCTGACGGCCGACAGAGAAAGAAAACCCGATGGCACCCGATTCCTCTGACCCGACGATGGCTGTATTAAGCACTCACTCTTCTCTCGTACATCCACGCTTGCCTTTCGTCGTGGAACGACAGGCGCGCGGCTCGCAAGCCCGCGCTGCCACTTTTCGGACGCTTCATGGCGAGGTGCGCACCCCGCTCTTTATGCCGGTCGGCACCCAAGCAACAGTCAAAGCCCAAACGGTGGAGAGCCTCAAGATGACCGGGTCACAGGTGCTGCTAGCCAACACCTATCATCTGTTGCTGCGGCCCGGTCCCGAAGTCTTTCGGCGCTTCGGCGGTATTCATCGCTTCATGAACTGGGATGGCCCGGTGCTGACCGATTCCGGTGGGTTTCAGATTTTTTCGTTACCGCACTCCAGGGCGATGACCGAAGACGGCGCACGGTTTCAGAGCTATGTGGATGGAAAATCGTACCTGCTCTCGCCCGAGTCCAGCATCGCGATGCAGCGGGCGATCAATAGCGACATCATGATGGCGCTCGATCAGTGCATCTCCTCCACCGCCTCGTTCGCGCAAGCCAAGGCCGCCATGGAACTCACGCATCGTTGGGCCGAGCGCTCCCTGCATGCCAGAGGCGACTCGCGGCAAGCGCTGTTTGGCATCGTGCAAGGCGCCTGCCATCGCGCTCTCAGAAAG
Above is a window of Deltaproteobacteria bacterium DNA encoding:
- a CDS encoding GNAT family N-acetyltransferase, encoding MIERLMLPVSDSDFRDLAQLLVDAVESGAAVSFLAPLSLERAEDWWRRTISASPSAAIFLVARDAEGIVGTVQLHPAWAPNQPHRAEIAKLLVHRRSRRAGLGTRLMLSIEDAAQRAEFHLLTLDAKRGGTAEHLYRQLGWTHAGTIPGFAFDPDGTTPHDAVIFYKELDHADESRAG
- a CDS encoding DUF2442 domain-containing protein, whose translation is MSISMVEISVPNAEGVTVTEDTLSVDLSDGRTIAVPLAWFPRLLHATLKERNKWRLIGRGHGIHWDELDEDISIEGLLAGKPSAESQPSFKKWLDTRASRLTSRSTRLPPAGGCC
- a CDS encoding PPOX class F420-dependent oxidoreductase, with translation MVFSEKEMAYLKAQRLARIATVSKKSQPDVAPISFEFDGQYFYVGGRDNPATMKYRNVERGNTKVAIVFDDWESLEPWRPRSLKIHGSAELVKRKGNLGQGTYLRITPEVKWSMGIDEPAFQNGKPVIKKATKK
- a CDS encoding LLM class flavin-dependent oxidoreductase, with protein sequence MTRSRKLRLGAFMRPVSIHTAAWRYPGAFPDANFNFAHYQRFVQTLERGRFDAFFMADHLAVMNMPMNALQRSATVTSFDPLTLLPALAVVTEHLGLIATASTTYNDPYHVARKFASLDHISGGRAGWNVVTSANPREAMNFGREEHLEHGERYRRAREFFDVVTGLWDSWADDAFIRNVETGIYFDPAKMHVLNHKGEHLSVRGPLNVARPIQGWPVIVQAGASEAGRQLAAETAEVIFSSPNNLPDAQRFYADVKDRMEALGRPRDHLKVLPGAFVVVGDTVAEARAKKALLDSLVHPDSGIASLSVQLGHDVSGLDLDGPLPEIPESNASKSSRQKLVHMAQRDHMTVRQLAQYVGGSFGALELIGTPVTIAYQMEEWLETEGCDGFNIMFPYLPGGLDDFVDQVVPELQRRELFRREYEGATLRENLGLPRPQNRFF
- a CDS encoding TlpA family protein disulfide reductase, which codes for MVNNLTGDYEAVVQVSVRQINGLLATLHQNGAKGSGLSPSFPHSVANLRVGGIPKALQFESAQFAKWLSSTVQSFQASGGPSISGIELAAKAPPGAAVRFRTALADIASSWTEDATSGSVRGRAEVQISTPIISLAPRSTSEVILSVAIRARFIPDKPSSATLPEPIHGEVQITYQVRLEMSPDGKRVMTIEVPAQDNKIVFKDLAGLNAADMATLTALIRAAVRKEFKPEVMELPPDFQFFEFKEVGGGQALALPLQLSGVQAPPGALQSVTNPFLDANTTDFAIAVSKEYIAAQFAPTLDKLRQLQYPVVVEIDWWPDPTYHVSVTGVGLQFKSGSIDLVINAKATTKALFFPNYNNIVITQRLTLALNGQNVTLQASDSDLTITGITGVGSGVANSKVRTRVIAERNKVLQPAAPAEPPEKALNDKLGEASRRLNNTLQKIDISASAHYIALEVNPDGVIVRGVIDSKYHYQPQMEIGYTEDGNSFSALNCWIPGGRITNHTWYWVETPVFTTPQGVGWTIPWWGKQKSATQPHRFTLPIPAAIKDRPEWSKGVCLSIEGDQVNSDGRIGPVTGFDKSGSCEVSSHEPILVVDPLWEAIYGILWRPDPAPDGILEDAIVAHVNVLAHPRPAGGLTTNALVHFAGARPERPLEILGQALAAMRRPNVSLTVILVMPMGTFRNLSGAVEETLGLRGARFSGPSLRNEADENQRSADERFSPPLLITEDYTGGWTRTFDAGNTPASYLMNALGEFVWKQEERVNVEALSAALDEYCLPAPAARTLPLRLTVRPGERALDPEFADGYDLGIRRLRGQPVLLNFWQSWSAPCLRELRRLQRLHEEGGTRAPVILAVNGGEEPIVVAEVRRQHHLTFTVLHDAGQRVARLYGVPCWPTTVSINPDGIVERIQFGVAHTHRAEDGEKQAL
- a CDS encoding fibronectin type III domain-containing protein, which gives rise to MDWLILILLVPAIIVPIVLLWGFVGCSSFDEAPPINTPAPTNLKATAKSTNLITLTWQDNSGGTAKFKYTRQEEGSPPPPPKTKDLPTNPFDDTEDLKEGTTYFYTVQATLPAASVSDPSNQSAATAFPATPSNVTATPQEVNRIDLSWTNNSNKANQFIIRDTLIPAGSFTEPKVPKGASQPFPLPVPEGSAHEFQVLAFVAGFQENIPQSEVKSLPSVPPVPAKPLAFKAMLATDQPNRQGRCLVQKIPKSLLKNKGSQIKITVRGSSVSSLTIDRIYISQPVAAGNLWDSLPLGTLGGLTKVVNKDLGDMAVFLPAGSRKTLGPLNYNLDQTNDVLIAFDISTDMDQGNLISVALLGATAYLRANTQQAAVADRGPGYIDDPNTLYLVEKIEVL
- a CDS encoding DNA adenine methylase; amino-acid sequence: MQQLAFWTQREHAVNVASVPQRSPFRYPGGKTWLVPYIRQWFTSKPETPTLLVEPFAGGGVVSLTAAAERLAHHILMAERDEAVGAVWQTIINDAGGGEWLAERIASFKISSDSVTALLGASTSCVREQAFQTIVKNRVNRGGIMAPGAGLIKEGENGKGLSSRWYPQTLRRRILDIVQIRDRLRFLQGDGLPLFIQHAADRQAVFFIDPPYTVAGKRAGSRLYTYSEVNHEELFHLSSQLAGDFLMTYDDEAEVRSLAEQHGFEVRTVAMKSTHHANMKELLIGRDLQWLR